The genome window TGGATAATGGATAGCTATATTTATTTGCTTGTTCGCCTTGAGTTGTTCCCTTCTCATATAGGCAGATCGAGTCTTGACCAGATTGGGAACCTAGATCTTCCTGGAAATCAATTATGCAGTGTGGTTTTATAATCCATATGTGCTGTAATTAATTTATCCAGCTTGGAAGTTGCAGAGTTTGGTTAAAACAATTTCACTGGAACCTCTAAGATCTCTTATATGGGCCTTTTGCTGTCTTCCgagatttttttctttttttgctaaatcgTTTTGCAAGCCACCTTACTGGTTCACTGCCTGATTTCACTCAACTTCTGTCTCTAAAAACATTGCAAGTCAACTCCAGTCAGTTAAATGGATATCTACGACCAGTAGGTTCTGACTTCTGAGTGCCGTTCAGCTCTTTACCAGATCTTACAGGAGTTCATATTTAAGAATTACTTTTCAATGAACACCATTCAGATTATAGTTTATACTTGCATAATTTAACTCTGACGGCTTCAAATTTATACGTACATTATTCAATTATGTCATCTTTCATACAGGTTGCCAGCTTAAAGTCTACGTATGTCATTCAATTCTCCGCCATCTTTTGGTCAGTTCTGTTAAAACACTTGACGACAGTTAATTGATTGTAAATATTTACTACTTCTGTTAGTCGATTCCAAGCCTTTTCAGTTTAATGACCTACTTGCGAGTTTGGGTTGAGTTTGATTATGTTCAAGTCATTTTACCCTCTACGTTCTCAAATTACCCTCGACAAGTAGATATAATAGCCATGACCGAAGTTAATGCAATCCTCACAACCTCTGGGATATGGGCGTCTCAAATTGAGACTTCTTTAAGCATGTTCATTCCAGTTCTGAGAAGCAGACATCACATTATAGACATGGCATATTTCGTGCTTTAAGCAGCATGATTAAGTACTTAACTGTGAGACTGACAGTGTCATGATTGATCAAGTGCTTAACTGTGTtcatggcaataaaaggaaagATGCACATCCACATTACATTGTTCCAAAAACAGTAACTTTTGTCattttttacaatttaattGCAAAACGAGGCGAAAAGTTTAAAGTTTGTTAATGAAGcctaaaaagaaaatattcatttgaTAGCTAAACTACCTGGACGCAGGTATGGATATCGAACACGGGTACAGATCCAAGAGTCAGATTCTTAGTTTTAGGATAATTAGGATTTGGACATGGATTCGGAATTAGACTCGGGTACGGCCGTACGGGGACTTGGCACTTAAGTTCCACGTAAATAAAACTTTATATAGACTGATTTTACTGTACATTCATAAAAATAGTGTTGACTGCACATAAATCACATATGCTGAAaattgaagcataaaatcaatagAACATAGAAACAAGTCATTCATGGATCTTGATCTCTATAAACAAGTTGAAACAAGACCTAAGTTTTCAATTTGACCTGGTATGTTACAAGGTGAAGTGTCCGGTTGTAAGAAGGATCCGACTCAGATCCCATACCCACGCCCATGTCATGTTCAGTGGACAGGGTATAGGCACAAAAATGGAGAGTCCAGGTAACATAGATTGATAGCGTCCAACAGGGACACTATAAGTGCAGTTTATATGAAGTAAAAAGTTGCAGCACTCTACAACAAAGTTTATCCCGTCTATTCAAGATTTACGTTACCCTTTAAACTTAGCagctcataatttttttaaaaatattatagttcTAATCACGAACACAATTTACTTCTGCAAAAGGAGTTCTATCCGGTGATGATCCTAGTACCTGCTGCTGTCCATTTATCTTGGCATCAGTTTTGGACAATTTTGGCCTGTTCTCCAAATCACAAACTTGTGTTCTCATCTCCTCGATAGAATCCAAGCTGGGTATCGTTATTACACGCTTCTGGGGAGGAGTCTGTTGATCAATCTGCTCAGAAAATTGCAGGACAGCTCATAAACACGGTTGTGTATGCTAATGATTTaagaactatattatattagGAAGTGCTTAGGCTGCTCTGAATTGGTGATCACAACCTAATATTTGTATGTTAATGTGGTGTGGAGTATGAGGATAATATATACAGTATTAGAGTTGTGGTatatctggtaagaaagttacCATATAGTCTTTTCTAAGGCAGTGCTCTACACGATTACGGATATTTAAGATGCTTTGAGTGTGCTTTTCCCGTGTACGTTCAAGCTGTTCCCAACACGAGCTAGACATTGAATCAAATTGCTTCTTAGTTTCATGGTCCATTGCCAATGAACCTGAAAATGCATTTTTTATCCAGTGAGAGTTGTCAGGCCAGCATTTCTTAAAATGGATAAGAAAGCTTTACGGATTAGTTCCATAAACTAATGTTACCGTTAACAGCTGAAAGCATCTCATTAGACTTGGCTTTAAATTCTGCATTGGTGGATAAGCATTTTGAAAGAAAGACTCCATGATCTGCTTGTTGATCGCTTATATTTTCCCTGCATCAAAGAAGATATTAACAGTCATGATCATTAAGACGAAAGAAAGAAAACTATACACATTATCCAAAAGATTAACTTTTTATTGAACTTGCCTTAATATTGACCCTGCTTTTGCAGTACTGGTTTTGTTAAGCTGGTTGACGGACAGCTCTGCATTATCCCACTGTTCTGTAGAGTAGTCCACTTTATTTTCACTGTTTAAGTTAAAACAAACATTATTCAGAGACAAACTAAACTAGACTCTGTTTTCTtattcagcaatcattgttatTACAGCAGTCAAGTATACACAAGTGAAGCCGACAAGAGACATAATTAGGATACAAAGAACAATGACTTACCATTCCTCAATGCAACCAGCTATCATTGCTTTTGTTTCAGCTGATGCAAATGTTTCTTCAATAAAATGGATCTTCATTCTCTCCGCATAGTCATTCAATTCCTTATTTGCAGTTACTGAAACTTGTTGCATTTTTGACATCTCCTGCAGAAGCAGTTGGTTTTCTTGTAGATTTGTGTTCTCAATGTTTTTCGAGGCTTCTGATACCTGAAAATTAATCATTACATGTGTGAGCAAACACATATACTGGTTTCGATTTAGATCACATATAAGAACCAGCTGGTAACTTACTCTAGCAATCCTCTTAGTTGTCAAATCCGCTAACGTTGCTGCAATTTTTTGCATAGCCAACTGTTCTTCTCTGGCAGCCTCCTCCTGTATAACAGAAAGTAAATGGCTTGTTATCAGTGTCAACTGATTCAAACATGCATGACAAAAAAACTACTGTAAAAATGCTGCTGACCTCAAACATCTTACGAAATTCTGATAGTTgattagatttatatatatggCTTTCCTCAAGCATTTCAGCTAGTTTTGAAGCATGGCTACTGATGTCATTAAAGAAATAAACCGTTGCTCTTGAAATTTCTTGTGCCGAAGCCAAAGCCTGGTGCAGTCGCTATACACCCACAAAGGATAAAGTTGAGCACTTATATTGAAGGAATGAGATTTAGCCATTTAATTTGCTTGGAAAATGTACCTACCTCTTCCTCCTTCTGAGCAGAACCAGCCAACAGCTGCCTTTGCTCACTTAGCGAGTTCAAGATATCACTGTTGACATCCTTGGCTTCTAAAACTGTAGAACGAAGAAACTGGCACACAAACTATATTATTTAGTCCTCTCCCTACTACCATTACTCTTTTTAAGTATTAATAATTAGATATGTTTGCTAATACCTTCTCGACTGAAGCTGCTTGTGCTGATATTGTACACATCATCTGCTCCAAACTAGAATCAGATTTCATTTGCATCGTCTCAGCAAGCTCCTTTAAGATTGCAACTCCTGAAGTACATATATCTGTCATTTTGGCAATCTTTGATTCCAGAGCCTGGGCAACCTGAAATGTTATAAGAATAGAAGTAATTATCTGAGCATGAGTAAAAATCATAAACTTTAGTAAGCATTTATATCTTACATCAGATTTACTAGCAAGAAATAAGCTTAAATGCTCATCCATGCATTTCAGTTCTTGTTGCTGTTGAGAAACTGAACCAAGGATGGTTTTGTGCAAGTTTTTTAAGCTCTGATCAAGCTGGGAGCCAAATGTTAAAAGCAATCCTTGGTTTTCTGCCTCAAGCCTGCTTTTCTTATCTACAAAAAATTGTTGAGGTCAGTTTCATGCATCAAATTAAGTTACATACTTCTCAAACTCATACAACTGTAAAACTCAGGCACCGATTTGCATTAGTATCTGGAAAAAGGTTTTCTTCTAACATGCATGAGTGATGATCTCATTAACCTTCATCCGCAACGAGAAATGTCTTTCAGGAATAATCTGAAATCGCATGATATCACACTGTTCCCAGGGGAATATGTACATAGACTTATTTAAGATCATAAACCATTCCAAACTAAAAATGAAAGACTAAGTAGATGAAAATGATTTCATTATTTTGAAAAGGCTGGTCATTCATTGCTCTTTTATATGTTATGTGCTGGCTTGGGAAACCTACATATAAGTTGAAGTTGCAATTTGCGAACATAGGCATGTAACAGAGACAGGAGGACACGAAAAAATAGTGATGACAGTTAAAGAGTTCAGGATGCCAAGAGCTATGAAGTATTTCTCTTATTCGGTTCCATAATCTGAAAATCTGCTTTATGGGACATTAGTGGTAGCACCTATGTTGGTTAGGGTACAGTCACAGTTCACCGGAAGGGTTGCCCTCCCAAATCGTAAATTTTCGATGATGTTTCAGATGTTTCAACCCCGTTGACTGCTAGACCAATTGCCAGCCATGTAGGGCTGCCAGGCCAGGTCAGGCCATAACGGTTCTGCTTAGTCGAGGTTCCTAAATCCTAATCAGATGAAGGAAAGTGAGAGGACGAGGGATCAGCCTTGGGAAAATATCCATTTCTCTCCGTTGCAATCATAAAAATTGAGATCCTCATTCTTCCTTAATAAACACATATTTGTCACAGAAAAAAAGTCGAATCTGTTGCTCCTattctaaaattttcaaattatcaggataccatatataaaatgtaatattaaaTCAGTCTTGCATAGCAGATCTATCAATCAGAGAAGAAAAGACAACTATACCTATTGTCGAACACAAAACAGTTATAtcttctgatgcattttgcaaATTGGCCCGCATATCTTTTGCACGTTCAACAAGAGAACTTTCTGttacaaattcaaaattcacaCTGTTCAGTGTTCATAATAGACACATGATTAAGAAGAAGACACCTGATATATTATTACAAGTCTGCTGTTTCACCTGAATGCAGTAGCTTAGAGATAATGAACTCCTTTTCCCTCAGAATTGAAATGGCTTTTTGATGGTTTTCTTTAGATTCTTGCAAAGCTTTGTTACTGTTTTCTAAACTTATCTGAAAATTATGTAATCATCAGAAATACCTGGAacagttaaatatatatttggataCAAGTGTTCACCCTCTGTACATACCTTGCAATCCTTGAGCTCATTTTCAAAGTTCAGTCTTTGCTTTTGCTCAGTAAGATATAGTTCACGAAATTTTCCAACTTGCTGCAACATCAGCAATATCAGTGCTGAAGTATtgataaaagataatatattttaaaaagaaaacaaaactatGGAGAAATCAAGTTTTACCTTCTCACTGATGTTGAGATCAATCTCCAACTGCTCTATTTTCTCGTTCTTAGCCTGCAAGATGATGCAATAAATCATTTTATGTCCATCTACTCTACAAACTAAAGACAAATAAAAGAAGTTCCTTTTTAAATATGTACAGAATTTCTATTTATTAACTGATTTTTTTTCATGTAGTCGTGGcgaataaaaacaattataatagCATTTCATGACTTgtcaaacaaataaaaatttggatTAAATGCGAACATCTCATCAACAGAAGTGTAGCTATCTTTACTGAACAGCATTCATcctatttttcaaatatacctTCTTTTCAGCTTCATCCTGTGTGAATCTTTCATGTGGAATATAAACACCATTCTTTTCCCTTGCTGCTCTGACATCTATTATAATTCCAATATATAGACATTCCAGCGTAAAACATATatcataaatacacacacacatatatgtaagTAATGCAACCTTCAAAGTCATACCTTGTCTCATTCTATCAATTTCCATATGCAGATCCCTAAGCAAAACCACCTTGGATACTTTCTGGTTTGCCTGTAAAGGTGGACTTCTTTCAGTACAATATAACGGATAGATGAGGATGATTAAAAGGAAGCAAAAAAACAATGTTGACCTCTGGCTTGTTCTTTATGTTTTTAGCACGATGTGCATAATCTAGCGTACTCAATGTTTCGTCTAAGCAATGGGCAGATGGAGAAATAGTTGCTATGATGCAAGTTTTAGTTTTTCCTCCCAGTGAATCTCTCAGAAGCCTTGTGAGCTTACTGTCCCTGCAAAATGTAACAGGAACACAAAAAATAAGGTAGTGCATTTGTTACAGAGGTTAGGAAGTGATTTATGTCACACACCTATAGGGTACATGAGCACTATGTTCAACCAGTGCGTTTATGACACGACCCAAAGTAAGTAAGCTTTTGTTTATTTCTCCAGCTTCCCTTGCACGACTCTGCACCATTTTCAGAAATTATGTCAGATAAAGCAAAAGTAATACAGTATCTGTGTTCAATCCTCCAACCCCTTACAAGGCCAGTAGGCTCAGTACACATCTGCAAATCAGCTTTCTACCATGTATTCAATTACAAACTTTTCATTTATAGATATCTCTTTGTGAAATCTGAGATTTTTAGCACCTTTGTTAATGGAAGAAAGGGAACTAGAAAGACTTAACTAAGAAATCCAAATATGTTAGAAATAAGGGCTATGCTAAACATAAGAGACAACATAAATCACATGTAAACTGTAATTTATAATACAAGTAACTTTGCCAGGCTTAATTTGTGATGATATATGACTCGTTCTGAAAGGATCATAATAAATTCAGCTGTGCTGTAGACTCGGCTTCCAGAACAATTCTTTAAACAGTAGCCTTCATGAAAAGATTTCTAATAAAcatttattatattacaattacAATGAAATAAAATCTTTATGGTCTATAAAATGCTTgacaaagaaaaacaaattttatgagAACCGCAGTGAGAAATATTGACAATGCAAGTGTTACAATACCTCACGAGAACCGGAGCGGGAAATGTTCTCTGATCCCGCTAAATCAACAAGATTAAGCTTTCCACATTTTATGAGTTCCTCACCTCCAACCGTTGCTTCTTTAACATAGACAGTTATGGTAAATACAGAATGAGAACGACTGCGACATAAACAGTATGCAATATATCAGTATATAAATCAACAATATTGTACAGTATATCAGATATCAATATACCCAGACAACTTCCTACCTACTGCGTTTGTTTAACAAGGTGTCTGCGGTCCGCCTTTTCACAGCTCCTCGTTCCAGAAGGTTATGTATCTCATTTGCGCTGTATACAGCTTCTTCTTCAAGGCCTCTGAGAAGCACACAACCTTTCCCGTCTTCCATCAAAGAAACAGGCTTCTTTGTACTCTCTGCAAAAGATCTTGAACAGTCTTCAGGAGCCAATAGATCAGTAATTTCTTCATTATAGAGTTCCAAAAATGTAACTTTCATGCTGTAGTCGGCATTTTGACCCTCTAGTGTATCAAAAATCTGACGCACTGCTCT of Daucus carota subsp. sativus chromosome 3, DH1 v3.0, whole genome shotgun sequence contains these proteins:
- the LOC108210529 gene encoding kinesin-like protein KIN-5B, with amino-acid sequence MSQTPDQRKVGLGGVAPSPLPFLTPRPDRKRVGDPRGIIDWNCNRELNVQVLLRCRPLSEEDQRSNVPMVVTCNEHRREVSISQNVANRQVDKVFTFDKVFGPKAQQRSIYDQAISPIVNEVLDGFNCTVFAYGQTGTGKTYTMEGGMRNKSGELPAEAGVIPRAVRQIFDTLEGQNADYSMKVTFLELYNEEITDLLAPEDCSRSFAESTKKPVSLMEDGKGCVLLRGLEEEAVYSANEIHNLLERGAVKRRTADTLLNKRSSRSHSVFTITVYVKEATVGGEELIKCGKLNLVDLAGSENISRSGSRESRAREAGEINKSLLTLGRVINALVEHSAHVPYRDSKLTRLLRDSLGGKTKTCIIATISPSAHCLDETLSTLDYAHRAKNIKNKPEANQKVSKVVLLRDLHMEIDRMRQDVRAAREKNGVYIPHERFTQDEAEKKAKNEKIEQLEIDLNISEKQVGKFRELYLTEQKQRLNFENELKDCKISLENSNKALQESKENHQKAISILREKEFIISKLLHSESSLVERAKDMRANLQNASEDITVLCSTIDKKSRLEAENQGLLLTFGSQLDQSLKNLHKTILGSVSQQQQELKCMDEHLSLFLASKSDVAQALESKIAKMTDICTSGVAILKELAETMQMKSDSSLEQMMCTISAQAASVEKFLRSTVLEAKDVNSDILNSLSEQRQLLAGSAQKEEERLHQALASAQEISRATVYFFNDISSHASKLAEMLEESHIYKSNQLSEFRKMFEEEAAREEQLAMQKIAATLADLTTKRIARVSEASKNIENTNLQENQLLLQEMSKMQQVSVTANKELNDYAERMKIHFIEETFASAETKAMIAGCIEECENKVDYSTEQWDNAELSVNQLNKTSTAKAGSILRENISDQQADHGVFLSKCLSTNAEFKAKSNEMLSAVNGSLAMDHETKKQFDSMSSSCWEQLERTREKHTQSILNIRNRVEHCLRKDYMIDQQTPPQKRVITIPSLDSIEEMRTQVCDLENRPKLSKTDAKINGQQQVLGSSPDRTPFAEVNCVRD